The DNA sequence GGAGACGGGCGCGACCAACGGCGCGGCCCGTCCCGTATCCATCACCGAGGAGGTCGCGAACCATGGCTGACGTGAAGATCGAGGAACTCCTCGACGACGTGGTGGTGCACCTGCCGAGTGCTGTGCAGGTGCGCGCGCGGGGCGGGCGGCGGCGGGCCCGGCGCCAAGCCGCGGGCGCGGTCGTGGCCGCGACGGCGGTGATGGCCGGGGCGCTGGTGTGGGCGGGCGTGGACGGCGACGAGGGACGCGCGCGCCCGTCGACCGGCCCGAGCACCCCGGCGATCGTCGTCGACGGAATGCCGCGGATCCTGCCCCCCGACGAGGTCCCCGGGAACGGCCGCTGGCACTGGCAGGCCCAGGAAGAGGACACGAAGGACTCACCGCTGCCGCGGATCGCGGAGAGCGGCTCGTGCCCCGATTCGTTCCGCGAGCGGAAGACCCCCGAGCACGTGCAGTACTCCGCCACGTACTACTCCGAGGGCGCCGACGGCGCGGCTTCCGCGAGCCACCGCATCGTCTCCTATGCGAGCCCGGAGGTGGCCGGACGCGAGCGTGCGGCTTACGAGGCGGAACTGGAGGCCTGCGGTCTGAGGTACCGGGGCGGCGAGCGGCCGCGCTGGTCGGGCCCCGCCGTCGGCGACGGCACCCTCCTGCGTGTCACCGTCCAGCAGGACGGCAAGTGGCTCTCGGTGGTGGAGGTGCGGGTCGAGTCCTCCTGAGGGCAGGCCGGGCCGAGCACTACGCCGGTACTTGGTGGGAACCGCGAGGTGTCTGGGTGCGGTACGAATGGCCGAGTTCCGGGCCGAGTCCGAAGTAGTGGCGGAAGTTGTAGATCAGAGGGCTCCAGGCCGTGGGGTCGATGTGGTCGGTGCCGGGCACGACGACGCGGGCATCGGCATGGACCTTGCGCACGACGGCCTCCACGATGACGAACTCTCCCGAGACGTCGGGCCGCACCCGCTCGGCGCGGGCCTCCAGCTGGATCGGGCACTCGGCGACGCGAGGAGGCCGGACCAGGTGGGACGGTTCGCCGGTCAGCCCGGCCGCGGCGAACTTCTCCGGCTCGAAGCGGCAGCCGTCGGGCTTGGTGGAGGGCACCGGGTTCCGGCCGGTCAGGGGCGCGAGACGTTCCACCGCCGGCCACTGGGCGGGGGCGGGCAGGTTGATCACCACGTCGGGGCGGCTGCCGAGGTTGTGCGCGGTCTGTCCGTCGCGGCCCAGACCCAGGACGACCGTATGGCCGAGGGCCCATGCGGAGGACATCGGGGCCAGGTTGAAGGTGCCGTCCTGGTTCTCCGTGGTCAGGAGCACCACCGGCGTCCCGAAGTACAGGATGCTCGGTGTGATCTCCACGTGGGTGACGGCTGTTTCCTGGGCCCGGATCCCGGGAGGTGCTGTGTTCATGGAGGGAAGCGTAGGAGCCGGATGTTTCGGTAGCGGCCGAAGCGTCACGGGTGACAATGGACTGCATGAATGCGAAGCGGGCACCGGGGAGCGGCCCCGATCTGGCCTCCGTGGCGAGGCTTCTGGCCGATGGCACGCGGGCGGGTTTCTGTCTGGCC is a window from the Streptomyces spectabilis genome containing:
- a CDS encoding flavin reductase family protein, with protein sequence MNTAPPGIRAQETAVTHVEITPSILYFGTPVVLLTTENQDGTFNLAPMSSAWALGHTVVLGLGRDGQTAHNLGSRPDVVINLPAPAQWPAVERLAPLTGRNPVPSTKPDGCRFEPEKFAAAGLTGEPSHLVRPPRVAECPIQLEARAERVRPDVSGEFVIVEAVVRKVHADARVVVPGTDHIDPTAWSPLIYNFRHYFGLGPELGHSYRTQTPRGSHQVPA